The following proteins are co-located in the Anaerolineae bacterium genome:
- a CDS encoding GerMN domain-containing protein → MSRKLHILNVALSITLCMFVWAMPEKSYGSDQPVVHLYFADRENRFLVAEDRAVLHYDEPAELGRIIIKELIQGPQEGLMQTIPAGINLRAFYITQDGTAYVDLTGEITEEHPGGVKSELLTIYSMVNSLILNMSEINAVRILIGGGESLTLAGHIDLRLPFKADMLLIR, encoded by the coding sequence ATGAGCAGAAAACTCCACATATTAAATGTCGCTTTGTCTATTACTTTGTGCATGTTTGTCTGGGCTATGCCTGAAAAATCATATGGTTCTGATCAACCGGTTGTTCACCTTTATTTTGCGGACAGGGAAAACAGGTTTTTAGTAGCTGAAGACAGAGCTGTTTTGCATTATGATGAACCGGCAGAGCTGGGCAGAATAATAATTAAAGAACTGATACAAGGCCCACAGGAAGGGCTTATGCAAACAATCCCCGCAGGAATCAACCTGAGGGCATTTTACATTACACAAGACGGGACAGCCTATGTGGATCTGACCGGAGAGATTACAGAGGAGCATCCAGGCGGAGTTAAATCGGAACTTTTAACAATATATTCAATGGTAAATTCGTTGATATTAAATATGTCTGAAATTAATGCCGTAAGAATACTTATAGGGGGAGGCGAATCACTGACTCTGGCCGGTCATATTGATTTGCGTTTGCCCTTTAAGGCCGACATGCTTTTAATAAGATGA
- a CDS encoding RNA methyltransferase, which yields MPRKINLDNIAVILNQPRYSENIGAAARAVRNMGIGRLVVVNPQNYDVDRVLKLATHVASDVVAQIEIHKNLEEALSCYSYVVGTTARLGGQRQAVTTPSRLAENLVAISHENRVAILFGPEDKGLKNEDIRYCHALVSIPTAEFSSINLAQSVMIMCYEIFIADLQDNAQFTPRLATVHELEGMYDQLKDVLVRINYINPENPDYWLDKLRHFLNRMRLRAREVSIIRGICRQIDWYGRKRFNR from the coding sequence ATGCCGCGCAAAATTAATCTTGATAATATTGCCGTTATTCTTAATCAGCCCAGATATTCTGAAAATATCGGAGCAGCAGCTCGTGCGGTTCGAAATATGGGGATTGGACGTCTTGTCGTTGTCAATCCCCAAAACTATGATGTAGACAGGGTGCTTAAATTAGCGACCCATGTTGCATCAGATGTTGTTGCACAAATTGAAATTCATAAAAATCTTGAAGAGGCTCTTTCTTGTTACAGTTATGTTGTCGGAACTACCGCTCGCTTGGGAGGGCAGCGTCAGGCCGTAACCACACCTTCAAGGCTTGCGGAAAATCTTGTAGCTATTTCCCATGAAAACAGAGTCGCTATTCTATTCGGCCCTGAGGACAAAGGGCTGAAAAATGAGGATATCAGATACTGCCATGCACTTGTCAGTATTCCGACAGCCGAATTTTCGTCCATTAATCTGGCTCAAAGTGTAATGATAATGTGCTATGAAATCTTTATTGCAGATCTTCAGGATAATGCGCAATTTACCCCCAGGCTCGCAACCGTGCATGAGCTTGAAGGAATGTATGATCAGCTTAAAGATGTTCTTGTCAGAATAAACTATATCAACCCTGAAAATCCCGATTATTGGTTGGACAAGCTGCGTCATTTTTTAAACCGGATGCGGTTAAGGGCAAGAGAGGTAAGCATTATACGTGGAATATGCAGGCAGATAGACTGGTATGGAAGAAAACGCTTTAACCGTTAA
- the ndk gene encoding nucleoside-diphosphate kinase, producing the protein MERTLSIIKPDGVARGIIGEVIKRFEDNKLKIVAMKMIYMTKAQAQGFYAVHKERPFFDSLTDFMSSGPVVVLILEGENAIAKYRELMGATNCKEAAEGTIRRDFATNIEENVVHGSDSPGSADFEIGYFFNSFEIIC; encoded by the coding sequence ATGGAAAGAACATTGTCTATTATCAAACCCGATGGAGTAGCTCGCGGCATTATCGGTGAAGTGATTAAGCGATTTGAAGATAATAAGCTGAAAATCGTTGCCATGAAGATGATTTATATGACCAAGGCGCAGGCGCAAGGCTTTTATGCGGTCCATAAAGAACGGCCGTTCTTTGACAGCCTTACGGACTTTATGTCATCAGGCCCTGTTGTTGTATTGATTTTAGAGGGTGAAAATGCAATTGCAAAGTACCGTGAATTAATGGGAGCTACTAATTGTAAGGAGGCTGCAGAAGGAACTATCCGGAGAGATTTCGCTACAAACATCGAGGAAAACGTTGTTCACGGTTCAGATTCGCCGGGATCGGCTGACTTTGAAATCGGATATTTTTTTAACAGCTTTGAAATAATTTGTTAA
- a CDS encoding TIGR01212 family radical SAM protein (This family includes YhcC from E. coli K-12, an uncharacterized radical SAM protein.) produces MSERYYDFNHYLRSIFGCRVQKITIDAGLSCPNRDGTISRKGCIYCNPSGSGTGAHAKGLSVTEQIINGKKRLSAKYKAKKFIAYFQSFSNTYAPFDRLKSLYEEAVAIDDVVGLSIGTRPDCVDEPILNLLQGYAKHYHVWIEYGLQSVHDSTLAFINRGHDFQCFKKAVEATENRGIKICTHVILGLPNEERGHMLETAKKIATMGIDGIKLHLLYVVKGTDLENLYLRGKYRCLGEQEYVELVCDFLELIPHNMVIQRLTGDPHPEELVAPAWSLKKRETLALITETLEKRDSWQGKRN; encoded by the coding sequence ATGAGTGAGAGATATTACGATTTTAACCACTATCTCAGAAGTATCTTTGGTTGCAGGGTGCAAAAAATAACCATTGACGCTGGGCTCTCCTGCCCGAACAGGGATGGTACAATTTCAAGAAAAGGGTGCATATATTGCAATCCCAGTGGTTCGGGAACCGGTGCTCATGCAAAAGGGCTTTCAGTTACCGAGCAGATAATAAATGGAAAAAAAAGGCTTTCTGCGAAATACAAGGCAAAAAAATTCATAGCCTATTTTCAGTCGTTTTCAAATACATATGCGCCTTTTGACAGGCTGAAAAGCCTTTATGAAGAGGCTGTGGCAATAGATGACGTAGTCGGCCTTTCAATCGGGACAAGGCCTGATTGTGTGGATGAACCGATTTTGAATCTTCTTCAGGGTTATGCAAAACATTACCATGTCTGGATCGAATACGGCCTGCAGTCAGTACACGACAGCACGCTTGCCTTTATAAATCGCGGGCATGATTTTCAATGCTTTAAAAAAGCGGTAGAGGCAACTGAAAACAGGGGTATAAAGATATGCACACATGTAATTTTAGGCCTTCCCAATGAAGAAAGGGGCCACATGCTTGAAACAGCAAAAAAGATTGCAACCATGGGGATAGACGGAATAAAGCTCCACCTTCTCTATGTTGTCAAGGGAACAGATCTTGAAAATCTGTACCTGCGGGGTAAATACAGGTGTCTTGGAGAGCAGGAATATGTCGAGCTGGTTTGTGATTTTCTGGAACTTATTCCGCATAATATGGTAATTCAGCGTCTTACCGGAGATCCTCATCCTGAAGAGCTTGTTGCACCGGCATGGTCATTAAAAAAGAGGGAAACACTTGCTTTAATAACGGAAACTCTTGAAAAAAGGGATTCATGGCAGGGAAAAAGGAATTAA